The window CCCGCATGGCGCATGTGGTCCAGTCATCCACGCGACACTTCGAGAGGGGTTGGGTGGCGCTGTTGCACAGGCCGATGTCGTGGTCCATCTGGGTGCTCGAGGCATGATCGAGTGGTGTCTCGAGGCCGCGCTCGTCCGTCGGTGCCGGTGTCGGAGTTCGCCGGGTACCGGTTCCCGGCCGAGGTGATCGTTCTCGGCGTGCGCTGGTATCTGCGGTTCACGCTGTCAGATCGGGACGTCGAGGAGCTGCTGGCCGAGCGCGGCATCGAGGTCGATCACGTCACGATCTGCCGGTGGGTCCGCCGGTTCACGCCGCTGCTGGTCGACGCCGCCAGGCCGTGTCGCCACAGCCCTGGTGCCAGGTGGTTCGCCGAAGAAACGTATGTCAAGATCACGGGTCGGTCGTGCTTCCTGTACCGGGCGATCGACCAGTTCGGGCAGGTCATCGACGTGCCGGCATCCGAGAAACGGGACCTGGCCGCCGCGCGCCGGTTCTTCGCCCGGGCTTTGTCGCACGGTCGCCGCCCAGTGGAGGTGACCACCGACCGGGCCCCGGCCTACCCGCAGGTCCTGGACGAGCAGCTGCCCGCCGCGCCCCATCTCGACGTCCGGTATGCGAACAACAAGGTCGAAGCTGATCACGGCCGGCTGAAAGCCCGGCTGCGGCCGATGCACGGGCTCAAACGCCTGCGCTCCGCCAGACGGTCAGCACCGGACACGCCCTGATCCAGAACATCCGCCGCGGCCACTACGAACTCGCCACCGACGCCGAGCCACAGCTGCGGCTATCGCTCGCGTTCACTGAACTCGCCGCGATGGTCTGATCCTCGCGCCTGTCAGGGCCTTCGCGCGCCCCCGGCCCTCCGAATGCAACAGGCCCACCGCGTTCCGTTGGGTCCCGGGCATGACGTGGGCGCAGGTGTTCATGATCAGCTGGATTGTCGAGTAGCCGAGCAGCTCCATCACGGTGCGGGCTGGAACGCCTTCGGTGAAACCGGTAGGCGGCAATGTTCTGATCCAACCGTGGTCGGCTCGGCGCCGGTTGCTCTGCCCTGGGCTTGGCGGTTTTTCCTGAGCGAAATGTGGGTGGCGTCTGCCAGGTACGGAGCGCGGCTAGCGTGGTCCGCCTGACTGTGAGGACCACGCCTCGGCAAGGAGCACGATGACTACCACCGCCGATGCGATCGGCACCGCGCCGCACCCGCTCGAGCCGCTCAGCGGTGACGAGGTGCGCGCGGCAACCGCGATCCTGACGACCTCCGACCTGTTCGTCGAGGGCTCCCGGTTCGCCTACGTCGAGCTCGCCGAGCCGCCGAAGGCTCAGGTCGTCGCCTGGACGGCCGGAACGCCGTGGGACCGGCAGGCCGCGATGGTGCTGCGCAACCCGAAGACGCGGACCACCTACGAGGCCGTCGTCTCGCTCACCCGCGGCCATGTTGTCTCCTGGCGCGCTGTCGACGGGATGCAGGCGCCGATGATGACCGAGGAGTTCATGGCCTGCGAGGCGGTCGTGCGCGCGGACCCGCGCTGGCGGGAGGCAGTTCGCAAGCGTGGGGTCACCGACTTCGAACTCTGCATGATCGACCCGTGGGCCAGCGGCTACACCGGACCCGAGGACGACCCGGCTCTGCGCCGCATCATCCGCCCGCTCACCTTCGTCCGCTCGTCCCAGTTCGACAACGGCTACGCGCGCCCGGTCGAGGGACTGATCGTCACGGTCGACCTCGACACGATGGAGGTCGTCGAGGTCGCTGACCATGGCGTCGTCCCACTGCCGCCGCTGGGCGGCAACTACGAGCCCGACCTCATGGTCCAGGCGGGCAACGTCACGGGTTTCACCGAGCAACGTCCGCCGATGAAGCCGATCGAGATCATCCAGCCGGACGGGCCGAGCTTCACGGTCGGGGGTCACTACGTCGAGTGGGCGAACTGGCGGCTGCGGATCGGTTTCACGCCCCGCGAGGGTCTGGTGCTGCACGACGTCTGCTATGTCGACAGAGGTGAGGTACGTCCCGTTCTGTACCGGGCCTCGCTGGCCGAGATGTACGTCCCGTATGGCGACCCGGCGCCGACGCATTGGAACAAGAACGTGTTCGACGAGGGCGAGTACGGCCTGGGCTGGCTGGCGAACTCGCTCACCCTCGGCTGCGACTGCCTCGGCGAGATCTTCTACTTCGATGGCGTCGTCAATGACCAGGACGGCCAGCCGGTCACGATCGACAACGCGGTCTGCATGCACGAGGAGGACGCGTCGGTCGGCTGGAAGCACACCGACTTCCGCACCCTGCGCGGCGAGGTCCGCCGCAACCGCCGCCTCGTCGTCTCCTTTTACGCCACCGTCGGCAACTACGAGTACGGCTTCTACTGGAATCTCTATCTCGACGGCTCGATCGAGCTGGAAATCAAGCTGACGGGAATCCTCTCGACCGGTGCCTGCGAGGTCGGTGCGACGCCGGAGTACGGCACCCTGATCGCGCCCGGGCTGCACGCGCCGAACCACGAGCACTACTTCAGCATTCGGTTGGACATGCGGGTCGACGGCGACCGGAACACCGTCTACGAGGTCGACTCGGTCTCGGCCGGCCCGATGAGCCCCGCGAACCCCCACGGCAACGCCTGGCGGACGGTGAAGACTCCGATTACCTCCGAGGCCATGAGCGGCAGGGACGGCAACCCGCTGAACGGCCGCGCGTGGCTGATCGCCAGTGCGGACCGGACGTCCAAGCTGGGCGCCCCGACGGCGTACAAGCTCGAGCCCGGCGCCTACACCGCGCCGCTGTGGGTCGACGGTTCCCAGCAGGCCCAGCGTGGCGGCTTCGCGACGAAGCAGTTGTGGGTGACCGCGTATGACCCGGCTGAGCGCTACGCCTGCGGCGACTACGTCGCCCAGAACATCAGCGGCGACGGCGTGGCCAGGTACGTCCAGGCCGACCGTCCGCTGGCGGACACGGACGTCGTCCTCTGGTACACGGCCGGCGCCCACCACGTCGTCCGACCGGAGGACTGGCCGGTCATGCCGGTCACGAAGATCGGCTTCCACCTGAAGCCGTTCGGTTTCTTCGACGGCAACCCGATGCTCGACGTCCCGCCCGAGCCCGCCGCCTGCCACACCGGCTGCGCCCACTGCGCCGCCGGCGGCGAGTGCAACTGCCACTGAACGTAGAAATGACAGCCGACCGCGGCCACCGGCGCGGTCACGGACAGCGTGCAGGCCTCGAGCACGGCCAGGCCAGCGCGGCAGAGATCGTCGTCGAGCGGGCCGGCCGGTATCAGCTGGCGGGGCGCTGTTGCACGGGCTGGTGCAGTGGTCCACTTCGGTGGTCGAGGCATGATCGAGTGGTGTCTCGCTGCCCTGGTCCGCCGGTACCAGTGCCGGAGTTCGCCGGGTTCCGGTTCCCGCAGGAGGTGATCGTTCTGGCGGTGCGGTGGTACCTGCGGTTCTCTCTGTCCTACCGCGATGTCGAGGAGCTGCTCGCCGAGCGCTGCATCGACGTCGACCACGTCACGATCTGCCGATGGGTCTGCCGCTTCACCCCGCTGCTGATCGACGCCGCCCGGCCGTGTCGCCACAGCCCCGGCGACAGATGGTTCGCGGACGAAACGTACGTCAAGATCGCCGGCAAGTGGCCGATCATGGCCGGTCGAAAGCCCGGCTGCGGCCGATGCGAGGGCTCAAACGGCTGCGCTCCGCCCAGATCATCAGCTCCGGCCACGCCTTCGTCCAGAACCTTCGCCGCGGCCACTACGAACTCGCCACCGACACCGAACCCCACCGCCGCCTCGCGGCAGCGTTCACCGAGCTCGCTCTGGCGCCGTGACCAGGGCACGGAACCGCATCTGCCATGCCGTGTCTCGGCCGGGCGCAACAACGCCGTCGGTGACGGTGGTGGCTTTCGGATCGGGCCGGGCCGGCTCGATCAGCGTCTCGTGGGCCGAGGGCGGCATGCCCGGCATCCCTCTGTCGGATCCGAACCGCCCTGGGCAGGCCACCGAACATCTTGCAGCATGCCAGGTGGTGCGCCGGCGGAGCGCCGAAAGTGCTGGACCCGGATCGGAGCCGCGTTTGGCCTTTCTAACAAGGCAGGTGACCTCGGGGCTGTCCTCCGGCGAGGGTTGGCCCCTTACCTCGGCGCGCTTCTCACCGGCGCGAGCAGCTCTGACCGAAGACACCGCTGGGGGCCTCCTTCTTTGACAGGACGGTGATATGGGACCCTAGATGGGTGGTGACCGAAGCGGACTCGCCCGCTGGCCCGCAAACTGGCGGCGGCGTAGATTTTCTCGTGTCCTACATAGAAACCGACGAGGAGTGGGCGACCTGGATATCCAGTCGGCTGGAGGAAGCCGGGTACAGCGTTCGGGTTGAGGCATGGGACCTCTCCGTCGGGATGCACCGGACCGGGGAGCAGCATCGCGCCCTGATAGAAGCAAAGCGGATCATAGCGGTTGCCTCGCCTGCCTATTTTGCGTCAAAGCGTAAGGCGGTGGAATGGCTATCCGCACTGGCGGAGGACCCGTTGGGTGATCTCCGCAAACTCCTGCCGATGCGGGTAGAAGACTTCCTCTTGCCGGGATTGCTTTCCGAACGGGTCACTACCGACCTGTTCGGCGTTGATGAAGCAACCGCCTATGAACGGCTGCTGGCGGCCGTGCGCGGCGCGAAGAGACCTGAACATGTCCTGGCGTTCCCAGGCAGGCCAGGTACTGGTACTGGCCAGAAGGCGCTGTACTTCCCCGGTCAGTTTCAGGGACGGGGGGCGGCATGGCCGCCGGGCAGGTCACCATTTCCCGGTCTCGCTGCCTTCGACGCCAGCCTGGCGGCAGTGTTCAAAGGCCGAGACGCGGAGATCAGATGGCTCGTAGACACCTTGACCAGCCCGGCTGGGGACAGAGCTGGGCTGCTGGCAGTGGTTGGCCCGTCCGGGTGCGGCAAGTCGTCTCTTGTCGCAGCCGGGCTTGTCCCGGCGATGACGGACGATCCCTACCACTGGCTGGTGGCACCTCCCTTCGCCCCCGGTGACCGGCCACTGGTCGCGTTGGCAGAGGTGCTCGCCGATCTAGCCCGCGATCACGGGTTGAATTGGGAAAGCAGCCAGCTGACCAGCCAGCTCGCCAAGCCGGATGCGATCGTGGAGGTTACGCGAGCACTTCTCGCGGCAGCTCGGACCGCGCCGCGGCTGCTGGTCATCATCGACCAAGCGGAGGAGCTGCTGGTTCGAGCCAGCCCAGACAGCAGGAAGGAATTTCTCGCCGTGCTCGCCGCGGCAAGTGCCGGACCTGTGCGGGTGGTCGCTACCCTGCGCTCGGAGTATCTTGGACGGCTCGTCGAGGAGACCACACAGGTAGGGCTACCAATACGTACCGAGGCAATCCTCCCATTGCGCCAAGAAATGCTTCGTCTGGTGGTCAGCGAGCCGGCGCGACTGGCCGGGCTGACCATCGACGACCAGCTGGTTGCTCGTCTGGTTACCGACACCGGAGACGGGCAAGCCCTGCCGCTACTTGCCTTTACGCTACAACGGCTCTGCGTCCAAGCGCACCGGGTAGGCACGACAATAATCTCCGATGTTCTGTACGAAGCTATCGGCGAAGTGCGTAGCGTTCTCATCGAACATGCCGACGTCGCCCTCGACAAGGCCGCCACCGCTACTGGCCTCAGCCGTGAAGAGGTGCTGACTGGCCTGCTGCAACTGATCAGCGTTGACACCGAGGGCCGCCCAACGCGCCACCGTCTTACCCTCGACGACATAAATGATCGCATCCGCAGTACACTCGCGCCGTTCATTGCCCACCGGCTGCTTACTGTTGACGCTACTCCCGGCGGCTCAGCGACCATTGACATCGCCCACGAACGGCTCTTCGCAGACTGGTGCCCTCTCGCCAAAGCGATCGATCAGAGGTCCGACCAGCTCCGGCTACGCAGTCAGGCCGATACTGCTGCCGCCGACTGGGATCATCACGGTCGCCCACCCAAACGGTTGTGGAGCCTTCCCCTAGCGGCTGAAGCACTCGCTGCTTTCGACTCAGACAACCTCACGTCCGTCACCCGCGATTTTCTGATCGATAGCCGTCGTCGAGGCCGACGCAGGCTCGCCCGCATTTGGACCGTTTTTATCGGCCTCCTCGTCGCCCTCGTCGTTCTTGTGGTCTATGGCCTTCAGATGAGGGGTACTGCGGAAGAAGGAGACCGTGTCAGGACCGCCGACCAGCTCCTTGTCCGCGCCGACAGTATCCGCGCCAAGGACCCGGTCCTAGCACTTCGTCTTGCCGTGGCCGCCTACGACCTTTCCCCCCGCAATCACCGAGACCGCATTCGCGGCAATCTGCTCGGCCTCTTGGGCGACACCCCCGCTCTGCGCGCCACCATCACCGCCCACTCCAGCCAGGTGTGGGTAGTGGCCTTTGGACCCAATGAGACACTGGCCTCCGCCGGCAACGACGGAACGGTACTGCTATGGAACGTCACAGACCCAGCGCACCCCGACCCGGCGGGTCGCTTCTTCACGGGTGACGCCGGCCTTTTGTCCACAATGACATTCAGCGTCAATGGGCTCATCGCCACAACCAGCGACAGCGGGACGGCACAACTCTGGGACGTCACTGACCCCACCAACCCTCAGCAACTCGACGCTTCCTTCATCGGCCCCGTCGACACGCTGGCCTTCGGCCCTGGCGGAGTTCTCGCCGCCGTCAGCGGGAAGACGGTGCAGCTCTGGGACGTCACCGACCCGGCCAACCCTCGCAGAGGCGGCAGTCTGACCGGCCACACCGACGATATATTCACGCTGGCATTCGGACCAAACGGTATCCTCGCCACCGCCAGCTGGGACACCACAGTACGACTGTGGGACGTCACTGATCTCGATCACCCCTACCAGCGCGGTAAGCCTCTTACCACCAGCTACGCCAGTTCGGTGACCTCGGTGGCCTTCGGACGAAATGGGATACTAGTATCCGCCAGCGATGACGGGACAGTACGACTGTGGGACGTGGCCAGTCCAGATAGCGCCCACCAGTTTGGCAACCCCCTCACCGGCCACACCAACTCTGAGGCGGACGTGGCGCTCGGACCCGGCAGTCTCCTCGCCACCGCCGACGAGAAGACGATACAGCTCTGGGACATATCCGACCCAATCAATCCACGCCAAGTCGGCGACCCCCTCACCGCCCACACCGACTCGATATCCAAACTGGAATTTGGCCCCGACGGCATCCTCGCCACCGCCAGCTGGGACACCACAGTACGACTGTGGGACGCCGCCAGTTTGCAGCAGCTTCGGACGCATGTGGTAGAGGTGTCCTGTCAACGCGCGGGCGGCGGCCTAACCGAAAAAGAATGGGACCAGTATCTGCCGGATGAACCATTCCGGAATACCTGCGACCCAGCCCGCATCGGGCGTTAGGAATAACCGTTAAGAGTGATCTGCCAGTGAAGACATCGCTAGGCCGCGTGGAGTGAAGCGCCCGTCGGGCTCGTTGCGAATGGCGGCTCTCCCTCGCCGACGGGACGGCCACACGGTCCAACGTGGTGTCCACCTCGGTCCCGGCCGTCGACCAGTGCCGTACGTGGACATGTCGCCCAGACCGCGAGGAACTGCAACATACCGGATCATGGCGTTTTCCAGACACAGGTCGGTGTGGCAAACCAGATCGCCTCGCACGCTAGGGGGAAGCAGGGCGACACCGGAGGGGCCGAGAATCCTCCATCTCTCACGCAGCACGCGTATCCACGCAAATGTCCGCGGCCGGGCGCTCGTCCGGGATCGGCGCTGGCTCGATGCTGGCGGCAGCGCGGCTGGACCATCCCGGCGGGCGATGCCGGCGGGGCGTCGGCGATGCTGTGCGCGTGGAGTACGTGTCCAGAGTGCCGCGACCGCCGCTGGACGGGCTGATCGACGACCTTTACTACCTGGAGGGTGCGCCGCCGTACGCCCGGCTGACGCTGCCGCCGGCGCCGGCGGCGCTGCTCATCGTCAACCTCGGGGCGCCGTTCCGTATCCGCGCCGGGACCGACATCGAGACGGCCGAGTACGCCGACGGCTGCGTGGTCACCATGCCCACCCGCGCGTGGGACTTCGGCTACCCACTCCCGACCCGGTCCGTCGGCGTGCACGTCAAGCCGTGGGGGCTGGCGCCGTTCCTGCCGATGCCCGCGGCCGAGCTGTGTGACCGGCCGGTGACGGTAGAGCAGGTTTGGGGCCGGCCCGCCACCGCTGAGCTGCGAGACCGGCTGGCCACGGCGGACGGACCGCACGAGATGCTGACGCTGCTCGAAGAGGAGCTGATGCGACGGCTGTGCGAGACCCCCGGCCTGAGGCTGGTCCGCCATACGAGCAGCGTCATCGCGGCGACCAGCGGGGCGGTGGCGATCGGCGACCTGAGCGTGGCAGCCGGTGTCAGCAACACTCACCTGGCACAGCGGTTCAAGGAGCTCATCGGCGTCACGCCGAAGCGGCTGGCCCGCACCCGCCGCTTCGCCGCCACCGTGCTCGCGATCAACCCCGCCGAACCGATCGACTGGGGCGAGCTCGCCGGTGGCGCAGGCTACTTCGACCAGGCCCACTTCGGCCACGAGTTCCGGGCGTTCACCGGGCTCACGCCGACCCGGTACGTCGAAGTCCGGCGGCGGTTCCTGCGCGATCATCCCGGCCACGCGCTGGACGGCTGGCCGCTGCCGGCCGATTGATTTCTTACAAGAGCGACAGCTGAGGACGCGCTAATTTGGGGCTCCCCGAAGCAGAGGAGAGCCCCGTGGGCAAGGTGGTCATGTACAGCTCCGTGTCGGTGGACGGCTTCGTCGCGGACGAGAATGACCAGCCCGGACCGCTGTTCGACTGGTTGGTCAGCGGTGACGTCCCGTTGGACGAGAGCGGCGAGGTGAAGGTGTCGCAGACGTCCTACGACTACACCCGGCCGTACTGGGACCAGATCGGGGTGACAATCGCCGGCCGCCACGTCTTCGACCTGACGGACGGCTGGGACGGGAAGCC of the Pseudofrankia saprophytica genome contains:
- a CDS encoding primary-amine oxidase, whose protein sequence is MTTTADAIGTAPHPLEPLSGDEVRAATAILTTSDLFVEGSRFAYVELAEPPKAQVVAWTAGTPWDRQAAMVLRNPKTRTTYEAVVSLTRGHVVSWRAVDGMQAPMMTEEFMACEAVVRADPRWREAVRKRGVTDFELCMIDPWASGYTGPEDDPALRRIIRPLTFVRSSQFDNGYARPVEGLIVTVDLDTMEVVEVADHGVVPLPPLGGNYEPDLMVQAGNVTGFTEQRPPMKPIEIIQPDGPSFTVGGHYVEWANWRLRIGFTPREGLVLHDVCYVDRGEVRPVLYRASLAEMYVPYGDPAPTHWNKNVFDEGEYGLGWLANSLTLGCDCLGEIFYFDGVVNDQDGQPVTIDNAVCMHEEDASVGWKHTDFRTLRGEVRRNRRLVVSFYATVGNYEYGFYWNLYLDGSIELEIKLTGILSTGACEVGATPEYGTLIAPGLHAPNHEHYFSIRLDMRVDGDRNTVYEVDSVSAGPMSPANPHGNAWRTVKTPITSEAMSGRDGNPLNGRAWLIASADRTSKLGAPTAYKLEPGAYTAPLWVDGSQQAQRGGFATKQLWVTAYDPAERYACGDYVAQNISGDGVARYVQADRPLADTDVVLWYTAGAHHVVRPEDWPVMPVTKIGFHLKPFGFFDGNPMLDVPPEPAACHTGCAHCAAGGECNCH
- a CDS encoding TIR domain-containing protein; protein product: MVTEADSPAGPQTGGGVDFLVSYIETDEEWATWISSRLEEAGYSVRVEAWDLSVGMHRTGEQHRALIEAKRIIAVASPAYFASKRKAVEWLSALAEDPLGDLRKLLPMRVEDFLLPGLLSERVTTDLFGVDEATAYERLLAAVRGAKRPEHVLAFPGRPGTGTGQKALYFPGQFQGRGAAWPPGRSPFPGLAAFDASLAAVFKGRDAEIRWLVDTLTSPAGDRAGLLAVVGPSGCGKSSLVAAGLVPAMTDDPYHWLVAPPFAPGDRPLVALAEVLADLARDHGLNWESSQLTSQLAKPDAIVEVTRALLAAARTAPRLLVIIDQAEELLVRASPDSRKEFLAVLAAASAGPVRVVATLRSEYLGRLVEETTQVGLPIRTEAILPLRQEMLRLVVSEPARLAGLTIDDQLVARLVTDTGDGQALPLLAFTLQRLCVQAHRVGTTIISDVLYEAIGEVRSVLIEHADVALDKAATATGLSREEVLTGLLQLISVDTEGRPTRHRLTLDDINDRIRSTLAPFIAHRLLTVDATPGGSATIDIAHERLFADWCPLAKAIDQRSDQLRLRSQADTAAADWDHHGRPPKRLWSLPLAAEALAAFDSDNLTSVTRDFLIDSRRRGRRRLARIWTVFIGLLVALVVLVVYGLQMRGTAEEGDRVRTADQLLVRADSIRAKDPVLALRLAVAAYDLSPRNHRDRIRGNLLGLLGDTPALRATITAHSSQVWVVAFGPNETLASAGNDGTVLLWNVTDPAHPDPAGRFFTGDAGLLSTMTFSVNGLIATTSDSGTAQLWDVTDPTNPQQLDASFIGPVDTLAFGPGGVLAAVSGKTVQLWDVTDPANPRRGGSLTGHTDDIFTLAFGPNGILATASWDTTVRLWDVTDLDHPYQRGKPLTTSYASSVTSVAFGRNGILVSASDDGTVRLWDVASPDSAHQFGNPLTGHTNSEADVALGPGSLLATADEKTIQLWDISDPINPRQVGDPLTAHTDSISKLEFGPDGILATASWDTTVRLWDAASLQQLRTHVVEVSCQRAGGGLTEKEWDQYLPDEPFRNTCDPARIGR
- a CDS encoding helix-turn-helix domain-containing protein, with protein sequence MRVEYVSRVPRPPLDGLIDDLYYLEGAPPYARLTLPPAPAALLIVNLGAPFRIRAGTDIETAEYADGCVVTMPTRAWDFGYPLPTRSVGVHVKPWGLAPFLPMPAAELCDRPVTVEQVWGRPATAELRDRLATADGPHEMLTLLEEELMRRLCETPGLRLVRHTSSVIAATSGAVAIGDLSVAAGVSNTHLAQRFKELIGVTPKRLARTRRFAATVLAINPAEPIDWGELAGGAGYFDQAHFGHEFRAFTGLTPTRYVEVRRRFLRDHPGHALDGWPLPAD